The nucleotide sequence AAATATGCATAGTATCAGATTTAAGTAtcattattttgattaaattcctaactaaaattatgagaacaaaaacaatcaacCACGAGGATCACTGCTACGTAGTTTACTTTTGCCAATGAAAGAGATTCAAAAATTCATATGACGAACATTTATATCTATAAACTACAGCTGCTTCTAGGTTAAGAGTTGTTATAAATTGAAAGGTTCACTCAAACACTAACATCATTACCAAATTACGATAAATTAGACACAAGATAAAATGCAGGGGGCTATAATACTTGCCTCAATAGAAGGTAAGAGTGACGCGCTAAAACGGGGATCCCTTCCAACCATTTGTACAATCTCTTGATCGCTCTCCATTCCCATAGCTTTAAGGACAATTACAATTGGAATCTATGACAAAATCACATGCTCAGCCAATAGAACCCAATGCTGAAAGATCTACAATTAAATTGGTGGACATGATAATGTATCTACACCTTTTTTAcaaattgatgaagaaataaatatatcttctCCTTTTCCATCTGAATAACTGTTTTGCTTTTCGTCATTTCAGTGCTGCTTGTGACGGATGCATTTATGCTGCAAATAAGCAGTAAAAGAAAGAGAGTCAACAAATCGTAAAACTGATAAATGGATAGTGGGTGGGTAAACAATGGAAGCACACTGCTGAAGCatgatagaataatgatttgGCTTGAAAATTAATGTATTTGAGGATGCTTGCCATCAATACTGCAGGGGCTAAAATACTGTAAGAGATCACTTACTTCCCTTTTTTATCAGAATCAATAATAATTCTGTTCTTTGAAAGTTGTTCTTGTATCAACAACACCTGAAATGAACATCAAACACCAACAAGCAATGCATGGCTTCAGGTCACGTAAAAAGGAAAGGATCGCATGACAAATCGGATAACTATATTGACAGAAACAGCTAGAAACAGAAAAACGTCAATTAGAACGAGAACAGCATTGAACTgtgaaaaaacacacacaatcgAGTCCGAACCAAAGAGACGTAATAATACACAACATATATCCACAAAATCTAAGTGCGGACTACTAGGCAATCTATAGACTCCATATGATAGCTGCAAGAagattatatacataaatatatgaattatcACCTTCTCAGTTCCTTTGATGACGAAGTATCCTCCAGGGTCAAGAGGGCACTCGCCTAGAAtccaaatgaaataaaataaatatgatgaaCACAAAGATGTAATATTGAAGTAGGGGTACACAATACAAACCCAATCTTGCAAGTTCCTCTTCATCTTTTCCATGTAATACACAGCGGCAACTCCGCAACATTATAGGCATCCTTCCGATAATAAAGTTATCCTGAATAAAGAAACATCATATTCAGCCTGAGTTTGATTATAAGCATCATATATGTAGAATAAATTTTCTCTCATTTACCTTGGTAGCTAGTGTCTTCACTCCATGACTTCCataaatatattctatattgACATATATTGGAGCAGCATACCTGATAGTTAAAACAAGAAGTTATAATGCATTAACCACAGCCAATAGAAAGAGAAAGTTATTGATGATGTAGACGGATGAGGAACAACAGAAACAGGTGGAAACCAAATTCCAACTGCACAACATATGCTCAAACATCAAACTACAAAAACATGATATGAGTAGTAAAGAACACTTTACGTCAAGTCTGCTAATCGGCACATGTGCGGAGTAAGTTGTTCCGCAATATTAAGATTTATAACTGAGGGTTCACCAACTCTGACGGACTTAAACCTGCATTAAAATATAGCTACGAAAGGTTAGTTTTGGAAACAGGAGAAAACCAATAAATAGCACAATCAATCTCTTTATATATGCATCTGTTGTAATGAAGAATTAGAAAAGGACTGCAAAACACCCACTACTCTACTTGAAACAAGACATCAATATTCATAGATAGGGACTTGTCAGATACAAGAAGAAATTGAGATTACAAAGTTTGACCTTAGGTAGATTGATGGGTCAACTGTGGACGTAATAAGATTATTTGCCTGAACAATCTTTTTAATCCCGACATTGATAAAGTAATTGAAGGAATCCAGGTGTTGCTTCACAAGTCCTCTCAcctacaaaacaagaacaattaCACAGTCAAGTATGAATAACTTTTCCCACCAAGATTACATATCAAAGAATTTGTGTTCTGTGTGTACCTTCAAGAACTCGGGAACGAGCTGGAATTTATCAGCTGTAGACTTGATAGGAGCTGAAAGCTTTTCCTTGTCGACGAAGTGATCATCATTGGTCAAGCTGTTTCAATAGAAAAGAGTAACCTTATAAGATTATGTAACTAgttcaattaaaatctaaaatcattGCCgaatcaacacaaaaaaaaaacatactctAGGTCTTCTTGATCGAGTCCCATCGCTAGTTAACTTGCAATTAAGCTGTCAGTTACGAGCACGGGAGAATCGTCGAAGAGATTCTGATGGGAGGATTTCGTGCGATTCgaagaagagattgaagctGGGATCGTATAGTCTCTTTGGGAGGCAGATAAAGTTTCTGAAGTTCTCTCCGGAAGAAATAATCGGCTACGGAAAGCGATGGCGGAGTGTTGCTGATTTGACAGGCAAGGGTTTAGGGAAGAGGTTCAAAGAGACGACGGCTTAAAAAAATATGACGAgtaaaaaatacaaaacggaaTAAGAGggtttttattattgtaaataaattttatccCTTTTTCGCGTTTGCGTTTCTAGGCCCGGACATTAAAGTCGGTTCGGTTcgattgggttttttttttttttaaacttttttgtcACTTTGGTGAAAAAGATTAGGACGATGCAAATTTCAGGTCGGTTCCATGAGAAGTAAAtcgttcttttattttctttccaatttttaaaaggattttgtTGGTTAATAGAATAAAATTAGGTACATATTTTTGGTTAGATTAGAGTcattagacaaagaaaataagactGATCGGTATGATGCATCTGAACCAAGACTTGTCGATTTTAGCTCAAAACCGAAATCAAACAAATTAGCCAAACTTGAGTCTAATCCAAATATAGAAACCAAAGCAACTTGAGTGGACCGACATCAAACAAATTACTTCCTGGTGCTTTTATTAATAATGTCGCTTTAATCCTTCATGTAACCATGTCCTTCTAAATTGTTCCTGAAACTTTTGAAACGTTATCCAAACtccactttttaaaaactttaataacATTTTAGGACTGAACCTGCTTTTAGTCACGAAATCAAACTCTTCAGCCCgacgccgccgccgccgccgccttCAGCTTTCGCCGGGGGATGGATTCATCAGTAGAAGCTGTGGAGAAGATCTTGAACTACAGTTTCACGAATAAGACTCTTCTCAAGGAAGCGACAACGCAAACCTCTCCTGATTGCGTGGGCTCATCTCCTTTATTCAAGCGGCTTGAGTTCCTCGGCGATTCGGTTCTTGAGGTCGCCTTGTCGAATCACATTCACCTCACCTACCCTACTTCCACTTCCACTTCCACTTCCACATCCTGGGAGGTGCATAGCCTGCGACCTCCAAATGTTAGTAACGAGAAATTCGCTCGTGTCGCTCTCAGTCACAACCTCTACCAACTCCTTAAACGTGACCTTCCTTTTCCTTCGTTAGATGAAGAGGTACTTAATCATCTCTTTCgaaaaatgtgtttttggaGTCATTAGaaacttttttcttaaagagttattgaatgatttgaaaatatgttCTTATCAGTTAAGTGTGTCTATATATCCTTAGGTTAAAGAGTTCACAGAGGCTGTGAGCAAAGAAGATGTTCCTGTTCCGTATGGTGGAGTGGTGAAAGCACCAAAAATTCTTGCGGACATTGTAGAGTCTATAGCTGGAGCTCTTTATGttgatgtgaattttgatttgcAAAGATTTTGGGAGGTACAGTATGTGTGTCTACTTGATTTTCGTTGTTTCTAATTCTGATGTTATACGGATCTCAAGTTGAAAGGGAATTTTTGGCAGATCTTCAGGGGTTTTTTGGAGCCAATATTTACACTTGATAATATAAAGGAGCAACCTGAAGAAACATATCTTGCGCTTTCTCGTTTGGGTGATAAACATGGCAAGCGAATAGACTTCAGGTATTACgaacaagaaagaagaggatTTATTGTTGAGGTATATCTTGATGATGAGTTGATAGCAGCTTCTTGGTTTGTTAAATGTAAAGAGCGAGCCAAGCTGCTCGCTGCTACGGAAGCGTTACAGAAGTTGTCAGAACGTACGCTCACTGAAAAGATCAATAGTGATGATAATCTCGACTTCGAAAATGAAGATGTGAAACgaaagttgtttgagatttgctCCGCTCAAAAGCTCCAGTTACAGACTCGATCATCTTCTTCGCCCACTGCCTCTGAGAACCCTTTTGCCAATGAAATGACACGAGAAGAAATGGTTATTGATGAGGATAGTCCACATGTTGAACATGAAGATTCGAAAGGAGAGTTTTTTGAGATTTGCTCTAGTAGAAAACTTCAGATTCATACTGAATCATCTTTGTTGCCCACTGCCTCGGTGAACCCGTTAACCTATgaaattacaacaaaacaaatggtTGTTGATAAAGATAGTCTACATGTAGTACCCAAAGATGTGAAAGGGAAGTTGATTAATATCTGCGTCACCAATAAGTGGCCAATGCCAGTTTTCAGGTATATCTT is from Camelina sativa cultivar DH55 chromosome 20, Cs, whole genome shotgun sequence and encodes:
- the LOC104771714 gene encoding ribonuclease 3-like protein 3 — protein: MDSSVEAVEKILNYSFTNKTLLKEATTQTSPDCVGSSPLFKRLEFLGDSVLEVALSNHIHLTYPTSTSTSTSTSWEVHSLRPPNVSNEKFARVALSHNLYQLLKRDLPFPSLDEEVKEFTEAVSKEDVPVPYGGVVKAPKILADIVESIAGALYVDVNFDLQRFWEIFRGFLEPIFTLDNIKEQPEETYLALSRLGDKHGKRIDFRYYEQERRGFIVEVYLDDELIAASWFVKCKERAKLLAATEALQKLSERTLTEKINSDDNLDFENEDVKRKLFEICSAQKLQLQTRSSSSPTASENPFANEMTREEMVIDEDSPHVEHEDSKGEFFEICSSRKLQIHTESSLLPTASVNPLTYEITTKQMVVDKDSLHVVPKDVKGKLINICVTNKWPMPVFSVDEEPRPENKQCVCSVKIEIPAIESTFHMKGDAKLSKKEAERSSAYHMIGALKSSLMSLVMRNLRMLESLDMKKSPSLFDSEMGSDLVGAVEKILNYCFVNKNLLKEALTHGDYSPFFKRLTFVGEPALSLSRLHELLVPHVP